From a region of the Helianthus annuus cultivar XRQ/B chromosome 5, HanXRQr2.0-SUNRISE, whole genome shotgun sequence genome:
- the LOC110943008 gene encoding GDSL esterase/lipase At5g55050, with translation MESNNTAPVLFIFGDSTADVGTNSFLPKTKIIANVPFNGIDFPNSRATGRFSNGFNSADFLAKLMGHKRSPQPYLFLLKAGLRKKMFRGVNFASGGAGLLDVTGKDLKIVPMSKQVKQFKTVLSNLMVVKGRHEAKKIIRKSVFAISVGSNDIFGYFQNQSTVDPTVFIESLMEAYQCHIESLYHLGARKFGIIGIPPIGCCPSQRIHNTTGGCFEIENTFARAFHSSLDALLNKLSCELKGMKYSHGNSYEMTMNVINHAQQFNLTYVDRACCGKGWLRAEDTCNPHAELCTNRNNYLFWDLFHPTQYASKLAAVTLYNGGPEFVTPINFAQLVAS, from the exons ATGGAGTCAAATAACACAGCCCCAGTTCTTTTCATATTTGGCGACTCGACAGCAGATGTGGGAACAAATAGCTTCTTGCCGAAAACGAAAATCATAGCCAATGTGCCTTTCAACGGGATTGATTTTCCGAATTCTAGAGCTACGGGACGGTTTAGCAACGGCTTCAACAGTGCAGATTTCCTAG CCAAGCTAATGGGACACAAACGAAGCCCGCAACCGTACTTGTTTTTGCTCAAAGCGGGCCTGAGAAAGAAGATGTTTAGAGGTGTGAATTTCGCATCCGGAGGGGCGGGTCTGCTTGACGTGACCGGAAAAGACCTT AAAATTGTACCAATGTCCAAGCAAGTCAAGCAATTCAAGACGGTTCTCAGCAATCTTATGGTCGTAAAGGGTCGACACGAAGCTAAAAAGATAATCAGGAAATCAGTGTTCGCCATTAGTGTCGGAAGCAATGATATTTTCGGCTATTTTCAGAATCAAAGCACAGTTGATCCAACTGTTTTCATTGAATCACTAATGGAGGCATATCAATGTCACATTGAG TCTTTGTACCATCTTGGAGCAAGAAAGTTCGGGATCATAGGCATACCGCCAATTGGATGTTGTCCGTCACAAAGAATTCACAATACGACTGGAGGATGTTTCGAGATCGAAAATACTTTTGCTCGAGCTTTTCACTCATCACTTGATGCCCTCTTGAACAAGCTATCATGTGAGCTAAAAGGAATGAAGTATTCACATGGAAATTCCTATGAAATGACGATGAATGTTATCAATCACGCACAACAATTCA ATTTGACGTACGTTGATAGAGCATGTTGCGGCAAAGGATGGTTAAGAGCCGAAGATACGTGTAACCCACACGCAGAGTTATGCACGAATCGAAACAACTATCTATTCTGGGACTTGTTCCATCCAACGCAGTATGCGTCGAAGCTTGCAGCGGTAACCTTATACAACGGTGGACCGGAATTTGTAACCCCAATTAACTTCGCTCAATTGGTAGCGAGCTGA